The Paeniglutamicibacter sulfureus genome includes a region encoding these proteins:
- a CDS encoding succinate dehydrogenase hydrophobic membrane anchor subunit yields MSAEIAAPRSQRIDPKYNRARKSRGSFEMVAWLFMRLSGVALVVLIFGHLFANLMVGDGINAIDFGFVAGKWADPVWQFWDLAMLWLAMLHGTNGVRTIINDYAEKPATRVWLKGILYVATIVIVVMGTLVIFTFDPCIAGNTIAACQ; encoded by the coding sequence ATGTCGGCAGAAATCGCTGCACCCCGCAGCCAACGCATCGATCCGAAGTACAACCGCGCCCGCAAGTCGCGCGGCAGCTTCGAAATGGTCGCATGGCTCTTCATGCGCCTCTCCGGCGTCGCACTGGTCGTCTTGATCTTCGGACACCTCTTTGCGAACCTCATGGTCGGCGACGGCATCAACGCCATCGACTTCGGCTTCGTGGCCGGCAAGTGGGCCGATCCGGTCTGGCAGTTCTGGGACCTGGCAATGCTCTGGCTGGCCATGCTCCACGGCACCAACGGCGTGCGCACCATCATCAATGACTACGCCGAGAAGCCTGCCACCCGCGTGTGGCTCAAGGGCATCCTCTACGTTGCGACCATTGTCATCGTCGTCATGGGCACCCTGGTGATCTTCACCTTCGATCCCTGCATCGCCGGTAACACCATCGCGGCTTGCCAGTAA
- the sdhC gene encoding succinate dehydrogenase, cytochrome b556 subunit, with product MEVNSVSKASSGTLYRGHEGMWSWVGHRVTGVVIFLFLLVHVLDTSLVRVSPGAYDAVMSTYKNPLMALGETALVAAIVFHAFNGLRLILVDFWKSGTKYHRQMLWGVLALWVITMVAFSIRHLSLAFGGH from the coding sequence TCAGTGTCGAAGGCTTCGTCAGGCACCCTCTACCGCGGCCATGAAGGCATGTGGTCTTGGGTGGGGCACCGCGTAACGGGTGTCGTAATATTCTTATTCCTTTTGGTACACGTGCTCGATACGTCCCTGGTCCGGGTCTCCCCCGGCGCCTACGACGCGGTCATGTCCACGTACAAGAACCCGCTGATGGCCCTGGGTGAAACCGCCCTCGTCGCTGCCATCGTCTTCCACGCGTTCAACGGCTTGCGCCTGATCCTGGTCGACTTCTGGAAGTCGGGAACCAAATACCACCGCCAGATGCTCTGGGGCGTTTTGGCCCTCTGGGTCATCACCATGGTGGCATTCTCCATCCGCCACCTGTCACTCGCCTTTGGAGGTCACTAA
- a CDS encoding YihY/virulence factor BrkB family protein, with protein MAGRRAKGTTAPAWDTADDVEPAASASTSIDPVAGELGTRAPGVVARRFVGAPVVAPPSPLDPRALHAFIRLKAQELYQARASGTPWLRFKAFCLLLTARFYALYPLRVWNLYVRRRGPLLAAGSAYRMFFSIAAMLVAGFAVLGMFASENPVLRDGVIAMVAAGTPGLLDTGHGGLANPEQLLGFRSFGLTLAVSLGALVFTSLGWLSGLREGIRTILGLHRDRSNPVVSKLRDALLLLVLAVALIASSTLAIASSSMVESLSAVLHLNGWWTNALSRVGFVVAMFGLDCATAWVLLRVASRAKVIDGGLAGGVLLAGAGATILRFLSAMLLASLTNNAVLAPFAVILGLFVWFNLLGHVYLLSAAVVAVRSADVERARAKRA; from the coding sequence TTGGCGGGCCGTCGAGCTAAGGGAACCACGGCGCCGGCTTGGGACACGGCCGACGACGTTGAGCCGGCCGCTTCGGCGAGTACGTCCATTGACCCCGTTGCCGGGGAACTTGGAACCCGGGCCCCCGGCGTGGTGGCCCGCCGCTTTGTCGGCGCTCCGGTCGTGGCCCCGCCTTCCCCTCTGGACCCGCGGGCACTTCACGCCTTCATCCGGCTGAAGGCGCAGGAACTTTACCAAGCGCGTGCCTCCGGCACGCCGTGGCTGCGCTTCAAGGCCTTCTGCCTCCTGCTCACCGCCAGGTTCTACGCGCTCTACCCCCTGAGGGTCTGGAACCTCTACGTCAGGCGCCGCGGACCGTTGCTGGCCGCCGGCAGCGCATACCGGATGTTCTTCTCGATCGCCGCGATGCTCGTGGCGGGGTTCGCCGTGCTGGGAATGTTTGCCAGCGAGAACCCGGTGCTGCGCGACGGCGTGATCGCCATGGTCGCGGCCGGCACACCCGGACTGCTTGACACCGGCCACGGGGGACTGGCCAACCCGGAACAACTCCTGGGCTTTCGCAGTTTCGGGCTCACCCTTGCCGTTTCCCTGGGCGCCTTGGTCTTCACGTCGTTGGGCTGGCTGTCCGGTCTTCGCGAGGGCATCCGCACCATCCTTGGCCTGCATCGGGACCGCTCCAACCCGGTGGTGTCCAAGCTGCGCGACGCATTGCTGTTGCTGGTCCTGGCAGTGGCCCTGATTGCCTCGAGCACCCTGGCCATTGCCAGTTCCTCGATGGTTGAATCCCTGTCGGCAGTACTCCACCTCAATGGGTGGTGGACCAACGCGTTGAGCAGGGTGGGCTTCGTCGTGGCGATGTTCGGCCTGGATTGCGCCACCGCATGGGTGCTCTTGCGGGTGGCTTCACGGGCCAAGGTCATTGACGGGGGACTGGCGGGTGGCGTCCTGCTGGCGGGAGCCGGTGCAACGATCCTGCGCTTCCTCTCCGCCATGTTGCTGGCCTCCTTGACCAACAATGCCGTGCTGGCGCCCTTTGCCGTGATCCTGGGGTTGTTCGTCTGGTTCAACCTGCTCGGACACGTGTACCTGCTCTCGGCGGCCGTCGTGGCCGTTCGCTCGGCGGACGTGGAACGCGCTCGCGCCAAACGCGCCTGA
- a CDS encoding 2'-5' RNA ligase family protein, with protein MGTNAGETTGTDVAHATALGVVIEIPAPHDAALRTWLRRYGGVAAAAVAPHITLVSGSTTDWDSAVEHVHKVAAQAEPFEVSVRGTGTFRPITPVVFLNVENGADSCSELHDALVDGPMRHEVAYGYHPHLTIAHEVEEAVMDLAQEELKGVSLSFTVQRIGLFALDATGAWSLREELGLGGPSS; from the coding sequence ATGGGCACCAATGCAGGGGAAACGACCGGCACCGACGTCGCGCATGCGACGGCCCTCGGGGTGGTCATTGAGATCCCTGCACCGCACGACGCAGCACTGCGCACGTGGCTCCGGCGCTACGGCGGAGTGGCGGCAGCGGCCGTCGCCCCGCACATCACCCTGGTCTCCGGCTCCACCACCGACTGGGATTCCGCGGTGGAACATGTTCACAAGGTGGCTGCCCAGGCGGAGCCCTTCGAGGTCAGCGTGCGCGGGACCGGGACGTTTAGGCCCATCACCCCGGTGGTGTTCCTGAACGTGGAGAACGGCGCCGATTCGTGCAGTGAACTGCATGACGCGTTGGTTGACGGTCCCATGCGGCACGAGGTGGCCTACGGCTACCACCCGCACCTCACGATCGCCCACGAGGTCGAAGAGGCTGTCATGGACCTGGCCCAGGAAGAACTCAAGGGCGTATCCCTGAGCTTCACGGTCCAAAGGATTGGTCTCTTTGCCCTCGATGCCACCGGTGCCTGGTCGCTTCGTGAGGAGCTGGGTCTTGGCGGGCCGTCGAGCTAA
- a CDS encoding exodeoxyribonuclease III yields MADWIDARDTDIVCLQEVRAPDAIVRELVGEGWHILHAEAKDKGRAGVAVLSRAEPAAVRGHIGEEYFAESGRWVEADFTMQDGSTLCVVSAYVHSGELGTQKQEDKYRFLERMNVRLVELKDEKDHVLVVGDLNVVHTEKDIKNWKPNHNKRAGVMDEEIAYFDGFFGAEIGYKDVARELAGPDAQGPYTWWSFRGQAFDNDAGWRIDYHMATADLTAKAIKSHVDRASAYDLRFSDHAPLVVDYQF; encoded by the coding sequence ATGGCCGACTGGATCGATGCCCGCGACACTGACATCGTCTGCCTGCAGGAGGTGCGCGCGCCGGATGCGATCGTGCGCGAGCTGGTCGGCGAGGGCTGGCACATTCTGCACGCCGAGGCCAAGGACAAGGGTCGCGCCGGGGTCGCGGTGCTTTCGCGCGCCGAGCCGGCCGCCGTGCGCGGGCACATCGGCGAGGAATACTTCGCCGAGTCCGGGCGCTGGGTGGAAGCGGACTTCACCATGCAGGACGGCAGCACGCTGTGCGTGGTCTCCGCCTACGTGCATTCCGGCGAGCTGGGAACGCAGAAGCAGGAAGACAAATACCGTTTCCTCGAGCGCATGAATGTGCGCCTGGTCGAGCTGAAGGACGAGAAGGACCACGTGCTGGTGGTGGGCGACCTAAACGTCGTGCACACCGAGAAAGACATCAAGAACTGGAAGCCGAACCACAATAAGCGCGCCGGTGTCATGGACGAGGAGATCGCCTACTTCGACGGCTTCTTTGGCGCCGAGATCGGCTACAAGGACGTGGCCCGCGAACTGGCCGGCCCCGACGCACAGGGTCCCTACACCTGGTGGTCCTTCCGCGGGCAGGCCTTCGACAACGACGCCGGGTGGCGCATCGACTACCACATGGCCACCGCAGACCTCACGGCGAAGGCCATCAAGTCCCATGTGGATCGCGCCTCGGCCTACGATTTGCGCTTCTCCGACCACGCTCCGCTGGTCGTCGACTACCAGTTCTAA
- a CDS encoding VOC family protein gives MVGSWQALVIDCENPDTLASFYEALLGMVRVENDDDWVGIGDAPDRPAIAFQRVDPYVAPEWPGHLHPQQAHIDVRVKDLDLAETEVLSMGATSMGYGSKTYRVYLDPQKHPFCLVSW, from the coding sequence ATGGTTGGCTCATGGCAAGCATTGGTAATTGACTGCGAAAACCCCGACACCTTGGCCAGTTTCTATGAGGCACTGCTGGGGATGGTTCGAGTTGAAAACGACGACGATTGGGTGGGCATCGGCGATGCGCCGGATCGCCCGGCCATAGCCTTCCAGCGTGTGGATCCATACGTCGCACCGGAGTGGCCTGGGCATCTTCATCCGCAGCAGGCCCACATTGACGTCAGGGTCAAGGACCTTGACCTGGCCGAAACCGAAGTTCTGTCCATGGGTGCAACGTCCATGGGATATGGCTCGAAGACTTACCGTGTCTACCTTGATCCGCAGAAGCATCCGTTTTGCTTGGTCAGCTGGTGA
- the trpS gene encoding tryptophan--tRNA ligase: MSETLATTTRPRVLSGMQPSADSLHLGNYLGALVNWVKAQDDYDAFFFIPDMHAITVPQDPADLRNRTRVTAAQYIAGGIDLEKSTLFVQSQVPEHAQLAWVLNCITGFGEASRMTQFKDKSAKGGADVASVGLFTYPVLMAADILLYQPQGVPVGDDQRQHVELARDLATRFNHRFGETFVVPEAFIKKEGARIYDLQAPTSKMSKSASSPNGLINVLDEPKTVAKRIKSAVTDADTVVAHDRANKPGVTNLLEILSAVTGTPIPALVTEFEGKMYGHLKVAVAEAVVEALTPVRTRTLELLQDPAELDSLLAAGALKAREVASKTLADVYERVGFMAPLGEIR, encoded by the coding sequence ATGAGCGAAACACTGGCCACCACCACCCGTCCGCGCGTCCTGTCGGGCATGCAGCCCTCGGCCGATTCCCTGCACCTGGGCAACTACCTGGGCGCCCTGGTCAACTGGGTCAAGGCCCAGGATGACTACGACGCGTTCTTCTTCATCCCCGACATGCACGCCATCACGGTCCCGCAGGATCCAGCCGACTTGCGCAATCGCACCCGGGTCACCGCCGCCCAGTACATTGCCGGCGGCATCGACCTGGAGAAGTCAACGCTCTTCGTCCAGTCCCAGGTGCCCGAGCACGCGCAGCTTGCCTGGGTGCTGAACTGCATCACCGGTTTCGGCGAAGCCAGCCGGATGACGCAGTTCAAGGACAAGAGCGCCAAGGGCGGCGCGGACGTCGCGTCGGTGGGACTGTTCACCTATCCGGTGCTCATGGCCGCCGACATCCTCCTGTACCAGCCCCAGGGCGTCCCGGTGGGCGATGACCAGCGCCAGCACGTGGAGCTGGCCCGCGACCTGGCCACCCGCTTCAACCACCGCTTTGGCGAGACCTTCGTGGTGCCGGAGGCCTTCATCAAGAAGGAAGGGGCGCGCATCTACGACCTGCAGGCCCCGACCTCCAAAATGTCCAAGTCCGCCTCCAGCCCCAACGGACTGATCAACGTCCTGGACGAGCCCAAGACCGTCGCCAAGCGCATCAAGTCGGCGGTCACCGACGCCGATACGGTCGTGGCCCACGACCGGGCCAACAAGCCCGGGGTCACGAACCTGCTGGAGATCCTCTCGGCAGTGACCGGAACCCCGATCCCGGCGCTGGTCACCGAGTTCGAGGGCAAGATGTACGGCCACCTGAAGGTCGCAGTGGCGGAGGCGGTCGTCGAGGCGCTGACCCCGGTACGGACCCGGACCCTTGAACTGCTCCAGGACCCGGCCGAGTTGGATTCGCTCCTTGCCGCCGGCGCCCTCAAGGCCCGCGAGGTTGCCTCCAAGACGCTGGCAGACGTGTACGAGCGCGTTGGCTTCATGGCTCCCCTGGGAGAGATCCGCTAG
- a CDS encoding Flp family type IVb pilin, which translates to MNTLFANIYIGLSTVAGKLRREEKGATAVEYGIMVALIAVAIIGMVTLLGTGLSGLFEDVKDKIPTIP; encoded by the coding sequence ATGAACACCTTGTTCGCAAACATCTACATTGGCCTGTCCACCGTCGCGGGTAAGCTACGCCGCGAGGAGAAGGGCGCCACAGCCGTCGAGTACGGCATCATGGTCGCGCTGATCGCTGTCGCCATCATCGGCATGGTCACGCTTCTCGGCACTGGACTGAGCGGCCTCTTCGAGGATGTCAAGGATAAAATCCCCACCATTCCGTAA
- the sdhA gene encoding succinate dehydrogenase flavoprotein subunit, translating into MQVHKYDVVIVGAGGAGMRAAIESGQRARTAVLTKLYPTRSHTGAAQGGMCAALANVEEDNWEWHTFDTVKGGDYLVDQDAAEVMAKEAIDAVLDLEKMGLPFNRTPEGKIDQRRFGGHTRDHGKAAVRRACYAADRTGHMILQTLYQNCVKHNVEFYNEYYVLDMLMVEEDAFREDGTAYKQKRVAGVVSYDLATGELHVFQAKSVVFATGGAGKVFKTTSNAHTLTGDGMGIAFRKGIPLEDMEFVQFHPTGLAGLGILLSEAARGEGAILRNSEGERFMERYAPTIKDLAPRDIVARSMANEVREGRGCGPNKDYVLLDLTHLEPAHIDAKLPDITEFARTYLGVEPYTEPVPVFPTAHYVMGGIPTNIEAEVLQDNDTVIPGLFAAGEVACVSVHGSNRLGTNSLLDINVFGKRAGISAAKYALGAEFVELPEDPEAFTANQIDAMINSTGTERVAVLRKELQDIMDANVQVFRDKDSMNRALVVIEELRERYKNVSVQDKGKRFNLDLLEAIELGFLLDMAEVMTAAAMYRKESRGGHYREDFPNRDDENFMKHSMSYRDATATTEGISGIRMETKPVIFTRYQPMERKY; encoded by the coding sequence ATGCAGGTACACAAGTACGACGTCGTGATCGTCGGAGCAGGCGGCGCAGGCATGCGCGCGGCCATTGAATCCGGCCAGCGCGCACGTACGGCCGTCCTCACCAAGCTTTACCCAACCCGCTCGCACACCGGTGCGGCACAGGGTGGCATGTGTGCGGCCTTGGCCAACGTAGAAGAAGACAACTGGGAATGGCACACCTTTGACACCGTCAAGGGCGGGGACTACCTGGTTGACCAGGACGCAGCCGAGGTCATGGCGAAGGAAGCCATCGACGCTGTGCTCGACCTGGAAAAGATGGGTCTTCCGTTCAACCGAACCCCGGAAGGCAAGATCGACCAGCGCCGCTTCGGCGGCCACACCCGCGACCACGGCAAGGCCGCCGTGCGCCGCGCGTGCTATGCAGCCGACCGCACCGGACACATGATCCTGCAGACGCTGTACCAAAACTGCGTCAAGCACAACGTTGAGTTCTACAACGAGTACTACGTCCTGGACATGCTCATGGTTGAGGAGGATGCCTTCCGCGAGGACGGCACCGCCTACAAGCAGAAGCGCGTTGCAGGCGTGGTTTCCTACGACCTGGCCACCGGAGAACTCCACGTCTTCCAGGCCAAGTCCGTCGTCTTCGCCACCGGCGGCGCCGGCAAGGTCTTCAAGACCACCTCCAACGCCCACACCCTGACCGGCGACGGCATGGGCATCGCCTTCCGCAAGGGCATCCCGCTCGAGGACATGGAATTCGTGCAGTTCCACCCGACCGGCCTGGCCGGCCTGGGCATCCTGCTCTCCGAAGCAGCCCGTGGCGAAGGCGCCATCCTGCGAAACTCGGAAGGTGAGCGCTTCATGGAGCGCTACGCCCCCACCATCAAGGACCTCGCACCGCGTGACATCGTCGCCCGGTCGATGGCCAACGAGGTGCGCGAAGGCCGAGGCTGTGGCCCGAACAAGGACTACGTGCTGCTCGACCTGACCCACTTGGAGCCGGCACACATCGATGCCAAGCTCCCGGACATCACCGAGTTCGCCCGCACCTACCTGGGCGTGGAGCCGTACACCGAGCCGGTGCCGGTCTTCCCGACCGCGCACTATGTCATGGGCGGCATCCCGACCAATATCGAAGCCGAGGTCCTCCAGGACAACGACACCGTGATCCCGGGCCTCTTCGCCGCCGGCGAGGTTGCCTGCGTTTCGGTGCACGGCTCCAACCGCCTGGGCACCAACTCGCTGCTGGACATCAACGTGTTCGGCAAGCGCGCCGGCATCTCCGCTGCCAAGTACGCCCTGGGCGCCGAGTTCGTTGAGCTTCCCGAGGATCCGGAGGCATTCACTGCCAACCAGATCGATGCCATGATCAACTCCACCGGAACCGAGCGCGTTGCAGTCTTGCGCAAGGAACTGCAGGACATCATGGACGCCAACGTCCAGGTGTTCCGCGACAAGGACTCGATGAACCGTGCACTCGTGGTCATTGAGGAACTGCGCGAACGCTACAAGAACGTCTCGGTCCAGGACAAGGGCAAGCGATTCAACCTCGACCTGCTTGAGGCCATCGAGCTTGGCTTCCTGCTGGACATGGCCGAGGTCATGACCGCAGCCGCCATGTACCGCAAGGAATCCCGCGGCGGTCACTACCGCGAGGACTTCCCGAACCGCGACGACGAGAACTTCATGAAGCACTCGATGTCCTACCGCGATGCAACGGCCACCACCGAGGGCATTTCCGGCATCCGCATGGAAACCAAGCCCGTCATCTTCACCCGTTACCAGCCGATGGAGCGTAAGTACTAA
- a CDS encoding succinate dehydrogenase iron-sulfur subunit, whose product MSTELPEPASKIELKPGVGGGGEIPQFNITLRVRRYLPETTADAYWEDFELTMYGTDRVLDALHKVKWDHDGSLSFRRSCAHGVCGSDAMRINGRNRLACKTLLKDLDHSKPITVEAIKGLPLEKDLIVDMEPFFQSYREIMPFLINKGHEPSAERYQSAEDHAKFEDTTKCILCAACTSSCPVFWTDGQYFGPAAIVNAHRFIFDSRDDSGDMRLEILNDKEGVWRCRTTFNCTEACPRGIQVTQAIAEVKQAILARSI is encoded by the coding sequence ATGAGCACGGAACTTCCGGAACCAGCATCGAAGATTGAGCTGAAGCCAGGTGTTGGCGGCGGCGGAGAAATCCCGCAGTTCAACATCACCTTGCGCGTCCGCCGGTACCTGCCGGAGACCACCGCAGACGCGTACTGGGAAGACTTTGAGCTGACCATGTACGGCACCGACCGCGTGCTGGATGCCCTGCACAAGGTCAAGTGGGACCACGACGGTTCGCTGTCCTTCCGCCGTTCCTGCGCCCACGGCGTCTGCGGCTCCGATGCCATGCGCATCAACGGCCGCAACCGCCTGGCCTGCAAGACCCTGCTCAAGGACCTGGACCACTCCAAGCCGATCACCGTTGAAGCCATCAAGGGCCTGCCCCTTGAAAAGGACCTCATCGTCGACATGGAGCCGTTCTTCCAGTCCTACCGCGAGATCATGCCGTTCCTGATCAACAAGGGCCACGAGCCCTCGGCGGAGCGCTACCAGTCGGCAGAGGACCACGCCAAGTTCGAGGACACCACCAAGTGCATCCTCTGCGCCGCGTGCACCTCTTCCTGCCCGGTCTTCTGGACCGATGGCCAGTACTTCGGCCCGGCGGCAATCGTGAACGCACACCGCTTCATCTTCGACTCGCGCGATGATTCAGGCGACATGCGCTTGGAGATCCTGAACGACAAGGAAGGCGTGTGGCGCTGCCGCACCACCTTCAACTGCACCGAAGCATGCCCGCGCGGCATCCAGGTGACCCAGGCAATCGCCGAGGTCAAGCAGGCCATCCTGGCCCGTTCCATCTAG
- a CDS encoding TadE/TadG family type IV pilus assembly protein produces the protein MRHRLMDSKGASAVEFALVLPVLIAILLGIAELGFLFNQQISLTQAAREGARAYAIHHGEAGFNLTDAVQLAAPSVAGVTASSSQATGACIEGSTVVVVVSVPYESLSGWFGFLTDRDTLWGQGAMRCGG, from the coding sequence ATGCGACATCGACTCATGGATTCCAAAGGTGCTTCCGCCGTGGAGTTCGCTCTCGTACTTCCCGTTCTGATAGCTATCCTCCTGGGCATCGCGGAGTTGGGCTTTCTGTTTAACCAACAAATTTCACTCACTCAGGCAGCACGTGAGGGCGCGCGCGCCTACGCAATCCACCACGGCGAGGCGGGCTTCAACCTGACCGACGCAGTTCAGCTTGCAGCTCCATCCGTCGCCGGGGTGACAGCTTCGTCATCTCAGGCGACCGGCGCTTGCATTGAGGGCTCAACAGTTGTCGTCGTTGTTTCGGTCCCATACGAATCCCTGAGCGGTTGGTTCGGCTTTCTCACAGATCGGGACACGCTCTGGGGACAAGGAGCAATGCGATGCGGAGGATGA